CGTTTGGTGAATATATTGAGATGGCCGCGAATGAAGTGGCCAATATTAATCCAAGAGCAATCAACCGGATATTACTTGGTGACTTCCAAGTTCTCGCTGCATCATTGGTACTCAAAGTAAGCTTGCGCTCCAATCTCCAACTCAAACGTCCGGCAATTAAGTATTACGTTTTAAAAATAAAAAGAACACCCAGCTACGTACTCACGTACTCGCTGAGTGATTCATTCATCATTCATTTGTGCTGTGGAGCATCTTGGTGATGCGGGACTGCTGTGGTTTCTCCGCTTAACGAGAATATTTTGCCACCTATGGAGTAGACTAGGGCTGCCATAGCTATCAAGCTAGCCAGAATTGTGATCTCAATTTGCGATGGGCTGTAGAGGATCTGTGATCCCTCTAATGCTGGAACAACCTGTCCTGCGACTATCAGATCATATCTTACGAAGAACATGCCGATTAGAACCAGCGTCGCAGCTGTGAGAATCCCCCAGAGGCTTTTGCCTGTTCTAGGATAGATTATGAGTGCAAGCGGAGCGATGCCTCCGACAATGATTTCTAAGCCCCAGAACTGCAGCATCATTGGGCCGCTGACTAAGAGAGCCGATGCGTTGACCTCGTGTGGAATTTGGCTGAAGAGAGAGGTCATAGTCTTCCAGGCTATGAAGACTAGATAAATCACAAGCAGTAACCCCATTATTCTTCCTAGACTAGTGAAGACTCCTCGTGATTCTTGACTTACGGTTTGCCGCGTAGCTCTCTGTGTAAGTATTGTTGCGAACAGCAGCACAGCCGCGCCGGATACCAGTGCGGTCAGTACGAAGAACACGGGCATAAAGGCTCCGAACAGCATTGGTCTGGCTTTGAGGACACCGAAGAGTGCTCCGAGGTTGCTTGGAGCCGCTACCGCTAACGCTAAGGCTCCGACACCGATTAGTCGGGCTATGCGGTGGTCGCGTTCTTCCGATTCCTCTGAGACGGAGCGGAAGCCCAGGGTTAGCAGCGTGTAGAATAGAGACTTGATTC
This window of the Nitrososphaerota archaeon genome carries:
- the nrfD gene encoding polysulfide reductase NrfD; this translates as MKPKSDLPKQIGGISIQFYAWMAILAVGLLPLGSSLAGYLLFGTPIFAEYVSSSVAWGLLVPVYVFFVLAGSGLCLIASLGHIFRIGDFELISKRAIFLAIVMLLTGFTAIALDLGRIDRAYIPFLISQNLSSPMMWMMLLYVLYLVVVIVEFWLINRIDLATKAKSSTGIKSLFYTLLTLGFRSVSEESEERDHRIARLIGVGALALAVAAPSNLGALFGVLKARPMLFGAFMPVFFVLTALVSGAAVLLFATILTQRATRQTVSQESRGVFTSLGRIMGLLLVIYLVFIAWKTMTSLFSQIPHEVNASALLVSGPMMLQFWGLEIIVGGIAPLALIIYPRTGKSLWGILTAATLVLIGMFFVRYDLIVAGQVVPALEGSQILYSPSQIEITILASLIAMAALVYSIGGKIFSLSGETTAVPHHQDAPQHK